In the genome of Cercospora beticola chromosome 2, complete sequence, one region contains:
- a CDS encoding uncharacterized protein (BUSCO:EOG092658NW), protein MGLADYLAQNYLSAEKPAKKRKRKEKAQAEGLTIEDDEAQNWTNPTQTNDDDDDAPVIVGGTLAGGLNKPVKKSKWIKVGAEAPKDSEQAAADAILADAQAESRARAQQDDDDPTLVGENGADYDGPVMQNGALAGLQTAAQVSRALKKKQKAEMKAMQDADLASGGLAQQTIYRDASGRMINVKQKQDEAEEKKREEERKAKEELESRKGDVQRREKEERRRDLEEAKVMTVARGADDEKMNAELKERERWNDPMAQLLATKKSSGKDGKSKGGSKTYQGAFEPNRYGIKPGWRWDGVDRSNGFERKWFAARNKAKDRAALEVAWEMDI, encoded by the coding sequence ATGGGTCTCGCCGACTACCTTGCACAGAATTACCTCTCAGCAGAAAAGCCGGCCAAAAAGCGCAAGAGAAAGGAGAAGGCGCAAGCCGAAGGTCTCACgatcgaggacgacgaagcaCAAAACTGGACGAATCCCACGCAAAccaacgacgatgacgatgatgcacCGGTCATAGTAGGAGGCACGCTAGCAGGCGGGTTGAACAAGCCGGTGAAGAAATCAAAATGGATCAAAGTGGGCGCAGAAGCACCCAAAGATTCGGAGCAAGCGGCAGCGGATGCCATTCTTGCAGATGCGCAAGCAGAATCGCGAGCGCGCGCACAacaagacgacgatgacccgACACTTGTTGGAGAGAATGGAGCAGACTACGATGGACCCGTCATGCAGAATGGCGCACTGGCAGGCCTGCAGACTGCCGCGCAAGTCTCGCgagcgctgaagaagaagcagaaagcagAGATGAAAGCTATGCAGGATGCGGATCTGGCGTCGGGAGGTCTGGCACAGCAGACAATATACCGTGATGCATCGGGACGAATGATCAACGTGAAGCAAAAGCAGGATGAagcagaggagaagaagagggaggaggagCGGAAAGCaaaggaggagctggagagtCGCAAGGGAGATGTACAACGGCgggagaaagaagagagaaggcgAGATCTCGAGGAGGCGAAGGTCATGACTGTGGCAAGAGGAGCGGATGACGAGAAGATGAATGCGGAACTgaaggagagggagaggtggAATGACCCCATGGCACAGTTGCTGgcaacgaagaagagcagtggGAAAGATGGGAAGAGCAAAGGTGGGAGCAAGACATATCAAGGTGCATTCGAACCGAATCGATACGGAATCAAGCCAGGCTGGAGATGGGATGGAGTGGATCGAAGTAATGGATTCGAGAGGAAATGGTTCGCCGCGAGGAATAAAGCCAAGGACCGAGCAGCACTGGAAGTTGCATGGGAAATGGACATATGA
- the ARG1 gene encoding argininosuccinate synthetase (BUSCO:EOG09262A8G) yields MSKGKVCLAYSGGLDTSCILKYLLDQDYEVICFMADVGQEEDFEAAKAKALKIGATKCYIEDIRREFVEELCYPAIACNAIYENVYLLGTSLARPVIARAQVAVAQKEGCFAVSHGCTGKGNDQVRFELAFYALQPSIKVIAPWRDPAFYERFKGRQDLLDYAAEKGIPVTSTKSKPWSMDENLAHCSYEAGILEDPNTEAPADMWKLTVDPTKAPDTPEDFTLTFEKGLPVKLEYEGGKKTVTDPVELFLTANAIARKHGVGRIDIVENRFIGLKSRGCYETPGLTMLRAAHVDLEGLVMDREVRALRDQFVTFHYAKILYNGLYFSPEREFLEDSIKSSQKHVNGSVRCRAYKGMFSAVGRWSDTEKLYDASESSMDEIGDFAPSETTGFITVNAIRLKKYGNAKETAGESLVKKI; encoded by the exons ATGAGCAAGGGCAAGGTCTGCTTGGCCTACTCAGGCGGTCTGGACACCAGCTGCATTCTGAAGTATCTTCTG GATCAAGACTATGAAGTGATCTGCTTCATGGCCGATGTTGGCCAGGAGGAGGACTTCGAGGCTGCAAAGGCCAAGGCGCTCAAGATTGGTGCTACCAAGTGCTACATTGAGGACATCCGCCGTGAG TTCGTTGAGGAGCTCTGCTACCCAGCAATTGCTTGCAACGCCATTTACGAGAACGTCTACCTCCTCGGAACCTCCCTCGCACGTCCCGTGATCGCTCGCGCTCAAGTCGCTGTCGCACAGAAGGAGGGCTGTTTCGCAGTTTCGCACGGCTGCACTGGCAAGGGCAACGACCAGGTCCGCTTCGAGCTCGCATTCTACGCCCTTCAGCCTTCCATCAAGGTGATCGCACCTTGGAGGGACCCAGCTTTCTACGAGCGCTTCAAGGGCCGACAGGATCTCCTTGACTATGCCGCTGAGAAGGGCATTCCAGTCACCAGCACCAAGAGCAAGCCATGGAGTATGGACGAGAACTTGGCACACTGCAGCTACGAGGCCGGCATTTTGGAGGATCCAAACACCGAAGCTCCAGCAGACATGTGGAAGCTCACTGTGGACCCTACCAAGGCTCCAGACACCCCAGAAGACTTCACTCTGACCTTCGAGAAGGGTCTGCCCGTGAAGCTGGAGTACGAGGGGGGCAAGAAGACCGTCACCGACCCAGTCGAGCTCTTCCTCACAGCGAACGCCATCGCACGCAAGCACGGTGTTGGTCGTATCGACATTGTCGAGAACCGATTCATCGGCCTCAAGTCCCGAGGATGCTATGAGACTCCAGGTCTCACCATGCTCCGTGCCGCACACGTCGATCTGGAAGGTCTCGTTATGGACCGCGAAGTCCGCGCTCTCCGCGACCAATTCGTCACTTTCCACTACGCAAAGATCCTCTACAACGGCCTGTACTTCTCGCCAGAGCGCGAGTTCCTCGAGGACAGCATCAAATCATCTCAGAAGCACGTCAACGGAAGCGTGCGATGCCGCGCCTACAAGGGCATGTTCAGCGCTGTCGGCCGCTGGTCTGATACCGAGAAGCTGTACGATGCCAGCGAGAGCTCCATGGACGAGATTGGTGACTTCGCGCCATCCGAGACCACTGGCTTCATCACCGTGAACGCCATCCGCCTGAAGAAGTACGGAAACGCGAAGGAGACCGCTGGCGAGAGCCTCGTCAAGAAGATCTAA